The following nucleotide sequence is from Zea mays cultivar B73 chromosome 1, Zm-B73-REFERENCE-NAM-5.0, whole genome shotgun sequence.
TCTTTCAGCTTCTATCTCCAGCAACATAGCAGCTTCATCCATCCCGTGTGCAGTGTATGCCTGAATCATGGTGGCATAAGTTATTCTGTCAGGCTTGCACCTCTTCTCCTTCATAAGCTGCAGCATCTCCTCCATGATTTTGATATCCCCAGACTTGGCATATGCGCTTATCACACAGTTAAAGAATGGTGTGTCCAAGACAACATTAGTGTTCTCGGTCTGTCGAATGACCCCCGCAACCTTATCAAGAAGCCCGGCTTTGCTGTACCCGTTAACCAGCGAGCAGTAGGTGATGGGGTTGGGTTTGACACCCTGAATTTTCATAAGACGGAAATAGTACTCCATCTTTTCGATGTCGCCAGCACGTCCGAAACACTCTATTACTGTGTTGAAGGTAACGGCAGTTGGTGAGAAGAACCGTTTCTTCATGTATCTGAATATCGACATCATCTTGACATACATGCCAGCCTTACCATAAGACCTGATCATGATGTTGAACGTCTTGGTATCTGGCTCAACACCCATCAGCTGAAACTCACTGTAACTCTTCTCCATCTCATCTGTTCTTCCATGGTTGCCATACGCCCCGACGACGGAGTTCATGGTGTAAATGTCCGGCACATTGCTACCACTCTCAAGCATGGTGGAGAGCGCACCCTCCATCTCCTCGAACATGGCGGCCTTGCCGTACCCGTCAATTATCGCGTTGTGGATAACCGAATTGCATTCGATCCCCAGGTACGACATCTCGTCGAGAACGGCAGGGATCAGATCGAAGCGGCGCGACTTGGCGCAGCAATCAACGAGGACGGAGAAGGTGTACCCGTCCGGCTTGCAGTCAGCGGCGCCTTTCATCTGCTCGACAGCGGCCAGCGCGTGCTCCAGCAAGCCGCTGTAGCCGTACGCGCCGATAAGCGCCGTGTACACGTCTGCCGTCGGCCGGAGCCGCTCCGAGAGCATCTCCCTGAAGAGGCCGGCGGCGGGACCGGGCTGCCGGCACTTGCCGAGCATCATCAGCAACCGCGCGTAGGTCTGCGACCTCGGCTCGTACCAGTGCTGCTTCCGCAGCAGCTCGAAGATCTAGTGGCAAGGAAAGCAAGAGAGAGGTAAGAATCGTTGAGGAATGAAGAAGGAAGGCCCTCCGCGTGGAGGAAAGGGGGGAAAGCGGAGGGAGGGAGGGGACCTCGAGGGCGGACTCCCAGCGGCAGGCGGCGACAGCGGAGTCGAGGGCCTCGAGGACGGCGCGGGGCCAAAGGTTCGTGGACTGCTGCCGCGCGGCCGCAGCCTTGCGGGAGACGCCCGAGATGGCGGCCTCTGTGCGGAGGATGCGGGCGAGGGCGTCCGGCTGCTCGTACTCGGCCTCGGTCTCGCGGGTGGACGGGGACGAAGACGGTTTCTGCCGCCGACGCCGGCGGCCGGTGCCGCGTCGGGCAGCAGGCACGACAGGCGCACGGCTGGCGCGGGGAGCCGCGGCCGGGGAGCTGGTGGGCGGGAGCGGCGTCGGCAGGTTCATGGCGCTACGGGGACCTGGAATCGCTGGATGAGATAATTCAGTTCCAAATAGTGAAACAGGGTCGATGAGCGGCGAGACAAATTCAGCAGGGCCGTGGATTTGCTGGACGCCGGAGCGGCGTGTGCCGTCGCAGAGTGCGAGTATGTGCTTGGTAATTTGGTATGTTACGGCTTCATGTAGTCCATTTTAACAAAAAAAAACAGttctattttttttaaaaaaaatactaGTCAGCCGATTTAGATCTATAAAATTTAGGGTCTGTTTGTTTACCCTcttgattatataatccagcttaaATAAGTTAAGTGATAAACAAACAATCCACATACTATTAGGTAGATTACGTAATCAAGATATTTAGATTATAATAATACACAAACAAATCAGCTTATATAATCCATAAGCTGAATTATATAATCTCATAGGGAAACAAATAAGGCCTTAGATTCGCTACATTGATAAATTAGGAAATAGATTCACCATTTTGATGACATTTTATAAGAAATGTTGTTTAGGAACTAAATTCAAATTACATTGATAAATTAGGAAATAGATTCACCATTTTGATGACATTTTATAAGAAATGTTGTTTAGGAACTAAATTCAAACAGTGGAGCTGAATTATATAATCTCATAATGTTTGTTTCAAATTCATGTGgattgagggaaaacaaatccaCTACTAGTCAAAATTTACCTCGATCCACTCCAATACCTCTCAATCCACATGATTATGGGATGAAACGAACAAGACAATGTGTTAACTCTCCAATCTCCATGCTTGTTTGATCTCATTACAAAATACGCTGAACACAGCTGAAAGCCCGGCACTACATCACAGTTCACCAGCCTAAAAACTGGGAATGCAAAAGGTTCGGTGTAAAAGTTTGTGACAGCCATTACATTTGAAGTATCAGCAGCACAGGTCACTTGGCATACTTAAAAAAGACAGGCAAGGTGTCAACGGCAAGCAATCCATTTAACCAATTTCTTTGAGATGCAGAACTTTTGTTCCAATCAACAACGGTTACCAGCATCACGTTACAAGACAGCATTCAGACATATACTCGGAACAGTAACTCTTACGCAGACACACGGCTGCTCCGGGTACACTTGGCACGGCAAAATCATGTTGCTTACCACTTCCTCCTACTGGGTTCTTCCGAATCGACTGGCTACAAAAGATTTAAAGCATTGGTTATAATTATAAGTAATAGAATTCAAAGATGATTGAGAATCAGATGTAGCAAGCCGATAAGTATGTGCTTTTAAAGTTATGCCACTGAACGTCCATTTTCCTTCACATTTCGGTGTATTCACTCTGCAATTAAAGCATACAACTTCACGGAATTTCCTTACCTAGTATTGGTCATAACCATGGCTTCTCCTCTTATCATAGCGGTCATAAACAGGGCATCTGCCCTGTCGTTAGATCTGGGCATAAAACCCGAGCCCAAAGCCCTAAACCCGAAATAACCGAACCCGTACCCGTTTAGTCCGAAGCCCGTTACCCAAACAGATCCAGCGGGTAACGAAACTGGATACCCGAACTAATTTCGGGCCTAATTGGGTAGTAACTCGCGGTACCCGAAGTACCCATTCTACCCGAAATACCTAGCACCGTCCATTCAGTCACCAGGTCGAGCGCTAGGCAACAGCGACACAGCCCACGGGCCACGAGCCCACGACCCAGTTAGCAAACTACGAAACCTGGCAACCCTAGCTATCCCTGTCCAGCGGCGGCTGTGGGCTGCGGCTCTCTCGTCCCTGTCCAGCGGCGGCCGGCGGCTGTGGCTCTCTCCCTGTCTCCACTCTCCAGCGCAAGGAGCAAGACAATCTCTCCCTGCCTCCGCTCTCCAGCGCAAGGAGCAAGACAGGCAGCCAGCAAGACAGTCGCGGAGGGTGCCGTCCGCAGAGCCGGAGCCGGAGACGGCGACAGCGGCAGCCCCATCGTCGTCACCGATGCCAGGCAGGAGGTCACCGTCTCGCAGTTCGTCGCACAGCTAGGTTCGTTTCGTAAATACAGTACAAGCCAGTAATGACAGCGATGAACGAGCTAGTGGGTGGGATGTTCACACCCAAGTATTATTAATTTAATCTATAGCTAATGGGATCGTTGTTGATTTTTTTGACAGATGAGGCAGCCCGGCGGAGGCTGAACAGCATGCACCAGGCAACAACGGAGCAACCAGACCTTAACAAACCGAAGTTGTGAACGGTGAACGCTCCAGATTCAAGCTGAATATTGattcaatgtttcgggtagtcgtAGCGATCATATACAGGGCTTCGCTCCAGATTCAACCAGACCTTAATATTGATTCAACAGGCTGTCGTAGCGATCATATACAGGGCTTCGCCTTTCATACATTGCTCCATCACGACGATCATACCCAGGATAGCGTCCGCGCCGATCACAATTTGGACTGTACTCCTGTCGGTACCTTGGGCTAGGTGAGCGCATGTAGGCACTGCCGCGACACCTGTCATAAGGAACCTCGCTTGGGGCTCCCGTACCTGTCATCTCtctcgccatcatcatcccagaaGGCATATTCAACAGTTACTACCCTGTCCAATATGGTGCTGTAGGCAACCAAAAGATAGCACCCAATTAGGACAATTTTTAGCTGTAAAACAAAAAAGATTCAGTGCAACTAAACTATGGTGTAGGCAAGGAATTCATGACAAGGCACCACTTAAAAAAAATCAGTACTACTCAGTTTAAGATACACCAAGCTAGGGAGGCAAACACGAATATAAGGACAAAAGGCAGAAAATTACCAAAAGAATCACCATGTCTACTAAATCTATCTTAGGACCTATTTGGTGGAGCTCTATTTGATTATTATTTTTTCTCAAAAACGCAGAAGAAATGTgcctcattatattaagaagaaagggAAAATGGTCTGAGATGACCAAATACAAGGGTATCCTTATGGAGGTCAGAAACACAGAAAAATGAAACAATCCATCAACACACACAACCACTCAAAATACACTAGACCTCaagaaaggggggggggggggcactgGCCTCATCGACCCATACCCCCAGCCATACCCCATAAAATAGCTTCATCATGAATATTTGATTATGATTCTATGATACAAGTGATTATATGGCCGAAAGTGATTCTCTTTGATTCTtgagtataaactctcaaagtcaCGATGGAGAATCACTTCATAGAATAAGGAGAGAAACACTTCTCTCTGAAAAACTGTTTGGCAGACCTCCTGCTTGATTCAACAGAGAATCAGCTTCGGAAGCTCTGCTGAACGGGGCCTTACTGCTGATGTGTAACAAAAGATCAACATGGAGGCACTTCTGCGGAAACTTGAATAAATATTAGACCCTACAAACTGAATTCCATTGAAAGGAAACAGTTCATGTGTAATATCTCAGAGTGCTATCAGAATAAGTGAAAAAGTTGCAAGAGAATAACAGTATCACTTCAAGGGCAAAATGTCCATATCTATTTTTGTCAAAGAAATTTGAAAGAAAATGCCCGAGAATGAAAATATGCTGGAGGGTATAAGAAGATGCTATGTAGTTATCACTTCCATGTTGACACTATAACCTAATTTATTAGATGGAACATATATGTGAATAAGTAGGAAACTATTAAAGTAAGTGTGCATAACTTAATGTGACatatatactactctattaagaacctaatgtggacACCTGGTGCTACCACGGCTTCACCATCCGCGCTGATGCTCTATGCCCGCCACACAAGTCCCGACTGGTTCGCCCGCCAAAACGTGCCCCGCCTCGACGGCTTCACCCTCCACGCTGACGCTCTAGGCCCACCACACGAGTCCCAACTGGTTCTCCTGCCTCGGCGCCGTGCAGTATGGGCCCCACATCCAGCGTCCGTGCAACGCTCTCTCAGCTACTACCTTGTGGATCCCCTGTGCAAAAAAAAATAGTGCAAAGCGAGCACTCGAATCCACGGTCCCCTACTCTAGAAATTTGGAGCTAACCACCAGACCACACGTAACTtaatgtttagaaataaacaataattatatttgaataaatatctcaatagctatttatatgatatataataaCGGTAGCAAAGCATAGGCAACTGGCTAGTTTACAAATAAGAAACCAATATACCATCATCAAGGTCAGTAGTACAGCTCCAAGAGCGAGGGATACGATCCCGTATATTGAAAATAAagggcgtgttcggctggctacaagccgacactgttgcagctgtttggactgctgcagctgcaatccatagagagaaaaatactgtagaagccgcagccgcagccggattgcagccgcagcaagccgcagcgaacaagctgaAAAGAATGTCCTAGTTATAATCTAGGGGCGGGAAACATGATTACATGGGACTGGGAGCAGCAGCAACTGAACAACACGATAATGGCAGAAGGATGGCAAGCCATAAGATAAGAATACCTCTTGTCAGTGCTCTTGATAGCAGCATTAGCTTCCTCTTGCGTCTCATACTGTACAAACGCAAAGTTCCTTTGAACGCGAATGTTAGTGTGTATGGGGTCAAAATTGATAACAAAGAGGGTTCTCGTTGCCTTTACATCCCCAGTAGGTCTACCACGACTCTTTGGCACCGGTTCAACTTGCTGAACGATTTAAAGATATAAATGGGGTCAATTAACAGATTtataaatgtttttcaaaatggaaGTGACAAAAAATATCCATCCAGGCATAGAGCAACAGACAAGGAATTACCCTGGACCATCCAACAGAGAGTCAGCGCCTGTTATAACCAAAAGACACGTTGTCAAGTCGCCTTATAGCATCCTCTGCATCGAACTCATCTTCAAAGGGAATGAAAGCATAGCCTACAACAGATATATTGACAGAGAAACTGAGCATTGACTTTCATGATTCCCCTTGCCCCCGCCACAACTACTAGTATCAATGTTTTGAAGTCGTCGGATTAATCGAGATTAATCAcgttagtcggacgacttggtgATTAATGCTGTCCAACTAATCGTGATTAATCGTGATTAATTGTCCAAGTCAGTCAGCCAGAACGACCAACAAGTCATCCGACTTGAAAACATTGACTAGTATATAATACAACGCAAAAAGTAAAAACACAACAAATTTGCAAACATGCACATGTCCCATGAAAACATATGTGCTGGACGATTAGGTGTAGCGAACTTGCGACATAGCAAGGACCAAGGAGATAAGTGCACTATGAACATATACCATACAAGGTCTAGCGCAAGATCGGTTGAGACTGGTTGGGGGTTCCACTAGGATACGAATGTTGACCGCACACTCATTTACACAGATACAAACCAGTGCTCCTGACTCCAGGTTCTGCACTTATGATTAGATACAGGACAAGCAAGATCTAGCGCAAGATCCGTTAAGACTGCTGGGGGGATTGATTCTATAAGCATAGGAATGTTCATGGCACACTCATTAACACAAATACAAGCCAGTGCTCCTGACTCTAGGTTCCACATTTAGGATTAGATTCAGGACAAACAGAACTAGCATTTCATTATTAAATAAGCATTTGCACTGATGGTCTGGTACAAATATCCATGGCGCAATGAAAACACAAATACATTACAAACTATCGCTCCAGACTCCACCAGATACTGCATTTTGGATTAGACTCAGGACATGCAGAATTAGTGTAAGCGCCAGGCGAGTACCTAACTTCATGTCGATCCGACTGATGGGGGCTATACTGGTGGGTGACGTGGTCGAAGTTGCCGCAGAAGACCGGCCTCATGGTATCCGTCTCTCCGCTGCCTCCTCCGCGGCAGAACTTTGAACCTCCCCCCGCCCGTCCCAACAAAAAAAAAAACCTTGTTGTCCCCTCGGAGCAAGGCGACGCTAGCGCTGCGAAAAAAACAATGGGGGCGCCCTCCCCCCCGGGTAATCGATCGGTCGAGACTCGAGAGGACTAATAACTCCACTGGGGACGTATGGAGAGCACCGGGAAGGCGTCGGGTTTGAAAGGGCGATGAGCACCAACCTCCAGCGACGCCGACGGGTCGGAACTCGGAAGCGAACGCGAATGGCCCGCGTGCGGTAAAAAATACCCTAGGGGCAGAGGCAGTTAGCGGTCGGTCGCTGGGGATTGTGCTGTGACTGTGAGCGGGGGCGCGACGTGAACGTGACGCCATCGGCCATCGCGATGCACCGTGCGTCGGTGCGTGCAGGAGGTCGAAACGAGAGCCCGTCCGGCCCAGGTTACTTGCCCTCGGTCAGTAAGGCCCACACGTGTTCTTGTTCCGGGCCTTACAGCTCGGCAGGCTCTGGGCGAGATTCAAGAGGTTGAACTCGAACCAAGCTAAACCCAGTCTTTAGGGCTCCTTCAGACCAGACATCTCCTCTTCACGTttcttcaaaaaaaaaaaaaaaccatCTCCTCATGAATCGATATTTTTCATTCACCCTACAGAATAAATATTGTATCTAACAGTTTAGTAGTTATAGTGATTGTTTTGTAGGTCTGTGTATAGGCGCCGACCGATCGATGGAACTCTCGCAGGAAGCTTGAAACTGAAAGACGATGGAGCCTAGCTACTCCGAGCCAAATAGAGATGAAGGGAATAATAGAGAGATGTTATATTTCAGAATCTTGAATTTTTTTTATCAAGATAAAATACGTACCGAATAATGGTAAAATTATGTGATGTCTATGTCCAAAAAAAAAAGGTGAACGAGAAATGAAGGGAAGAACGATTTGATAGGGCTTGCATTGCATGCTTGTGCACAGCAGTACAGCACAGGGGGCGGGGCGTCGCACACACAGATCAAGATGGATCTCCCGAATCCTCC
It contains:
- the LOC103630811 gene encoding pentatricopeptide repeat-containing protein At3g53170, whose amino-acid sequence is MNLPTPLPPTSSPAAAPRASRAPVVPAARRGTGRRRRRQKPSSSPSTRETEAEYEQPDALARILRTEAAISGVSRKAAAARQQSTNLWPRAVLEALDSAVAACRWESALEIFELLRKQHWYEPRSQTYARLLMMLGKCRQPGPAAGLFREMLSERLRPTADVYTALIGAYGYSGLLEHALAAVEQMKGAADCKPDGYTFSVLVDCCAKSRRFDLIPAVLDEMSYLGIECNSVIHNAIIDGYGKAAMFEEMEGALSTMLESGSNVPDIYTMNSVVGAYGNHGRTDEMEKSYSEFQLMGVEPDTKTFNIMIRSYGKAGMYVKMMSIFRYMKKRFFSPTAVTFNTVIECFGRAGDIEKMEYYFRLMKIQGVKPNPITYCSLVNGYSKAGLLDKVAGVIRQTENTNVVLDTPFFNCVISAYAKSGDIKIMEEMLQLMKEKRCKPDRITYATMIQAYTAHGMDEAAMLLEIEAERFDKRLLGSVSDIDGK
- the LOC103644382 gene encoding uncharacterized protein — its product is MASPLIIAVINRASALSLDLAAAVGCGSLVPVQRRPAAVALSLSPLSSARSKTISPCLRSPAQGARQAASKTVAEGAVRRAGAGDGDSGSPIVVTDARQEVTVSQFVAQLDEAARRRLNSMHQATTEQPDLNKPKL